A region of Haladaptatus caseinilyticus DNA encodes the following proteins:
- a CDS encoding diacylglycerol kinase family protein encodes MGLFDVVIVEEMSTSDIVADAASHRLLGQDTDHVHHMQVKRLEIDSLHDEPIELSLDSELSTHEHLALQIRPQKLTVCAGPEYVPRSVPE; translated from the coding sequence GTGGGGCTCTTCGATGTCGTCATTGTCGAGGAGATGTCGACGAGTGACATCGTCGCCGACGCAGCCTCCCACCGACTACTGGGCCAGGACACCGATCACGTTCACCATATGCAGGTAAAGCGATTAGAGATCGATAGCCTCCACGATGAGCCGATTGAATTGAGTCTTGATAGTGAACTGAGCACCCACGAGCATCTCGCATTGCAGATTCGTCCACAGAAACTCACCGTTTGTGCCGGGCCAGAATATGTACCTCGTTCAGTGCCAGAGTAG
- a CDS encoding HalOD1 output domain-containing protein: MTGPEDFPIPDAQPTSGMQPLNGTEPIETTVINRILQHENTDPEDLVPLYEVIDPEALNLLFAPRRDGSSRSTAGTVRFQYCGYQVTVTSDHDVRLDPLTDE, encoded by the coding sequence ATGACCGGCCCGGAGGACTTCCCGATTCCCGACGCACAGCCCACATCAGGGATGCAGCCACTGAACGGCACTGAACCGATCGAAACGACAGTCATCAACCGCATTCTACAGCACGAAAATACCGACCCGGAGGACCTTGTCCCACTCTACGAGGTCATCGACCCAGAAGCCCTCAACCTGCTGTTTGCCCCCCGACGAGATGGGTCGTCTCGCTCGACAGCGGGCACAGTCAGGTTTCAGTATTGTGGGTATCAAGTCACCGTCACCAGCGACCACGACGTCAGACTCGACCCGCTCACCGACGAATAA
- a CDS encoding cold-shock protein translates to MANGKVDFFNDTGGYGFISTDDDDIDDDEDVFFHMEDVGGPDLEEGQEVEFDIESSPKGPRATNLVRK, encoded by the coding sequence ATGGCAAACGGTAAAGTTGACTTCTTCAACGACACGGGCGGTTACGGTTTTATTTCGACTGACGACGACGACATCGACGATGACGAGGACGTCTTCTTCCACATGGAGGACGTCGGCGGCCCCGACCTCGAAGAAGGGCAGGAAGTCGAGTTCGACATCGAATCATCCCCTAAGGGACCGCGCGCGACGAACCTCGTTCGTAAGTAA
- a CDS encoding diacylglycerol kinase family protein, which produces MHEVIQRLVQASGLDAVTLGVILTGTEKVARTNLGITTVEQGFDVLKSGARRCIDVGTWGELKEQFGSLALVIAGVQEVMRFDGLNIELSAVPKGKEIT; this is translated from the coding sequence GTGCACGAAGTGATCCAAAGGCTCGTCCAAGCGAGCGGACTTGACGCGGTAACGCTCGGCGTGATTCTGACGGGCACGGAAAAGGTTGCTAGGACGAATCTCGGGATTACGACGGTCGAGCAGGGCTTCGATGTACTCAAATCAGGAGCGAGGCGGTGTATCGACGTCGGCACGTGGGGCGAGTTGAAAGAGCAATTCGGTTCACTCGCATTAGTCATTGCAGGTGTTCAAGAAGTGATGAGATTCGACGGACTCAACATCGAACTCTCGGCAGTCCCGAAAGGCAAAGAGATAACGTGA
- a CDS encoding DUF7344 domain-containing protein, whose protein sequence is MSQQTAIASLDASLSALNHPYRRRLLLAVQDENPYDYATLTEADIVPDGGETDEPDAVTTQLHHLHLPKLADHGYIEWQPDTETIRQGSNFEKIAPLLTLLSDHADELPHDWP, encoded by the coding sequence ATGAGTCAACAAACAGCTATCGCATCCCTGGATGCTAGCCTCAGCGCGTTAAATCACCCGTACCGCCGCCGTCTCTTACTGGCAGTACAGGATGAAAATCCATACGACTATGCCACACTCACAGAAGCGGACATCGTGCCCGACGGAGGAGAGACAGATGAGCCCGACGCTGTGACAACGCAGCTACACCATCTCCACCTGCCGAAATTAGCCGACCACGGCTATATTGAATGGCAGCCCGACACGGAGACAATTCGGCAGGGATCAAACTTTGAGAAAATTGCCCCACTTCTCACGCTGCTGAGCGACCATGCAGACGAGCTCCCGCACGACTGGCCGTAA
- a CDS encoding DUF7571 family protein: MKLCHSCQSVIDEYNLDKQLEPLRNLTVDDFNVCADCTTIVADACVECGGAVYVPRSEFVTPDYCPACRSDLIDRTGHDPGWNCNPVSS, encoded by the coding sequence ATGAAACTGTGCCACAGCTGTCAGTCGGTCATCGACGAGTACAATTTGGATAAACAACTCGAACCCCTGCGCAACCTCACAGTTGACGACTTTAACGTCTGCGCGGACTGCACGACCATCGTTGCGGATGCGTGCGTGGAGTGCGGCGGTGCGGTGTACGTCCCTCGAAGCGAATTTGTCACCCCCGACTATTGCCCAGCGTGTCGATCCGACCTCATTGACCGCACTGGTCACGACCCTGGCTGGAATTGCAACCCTGTGTCTTCCTGA
- a CDS encoding DUF5789 family protein — MSDDRSPVEERAEGGELGEFDERLEELDYPVTSNELTSTYDDHEVESMGGTQSIEEVLSSADEKTYDSADEVRDDVLNQLNREG, encoded by the coding sequence ATGAGTGATGATCGATCTCCTGTGGAGGAGCGAGCAGAAGGCGGTGAACTTGGCGAGTTCGATGAGCGCCTCGAAGAGTTAGACTATCCAGTGACAAGCAATGAATTGACTTCTACCTACGACGATCACGAAGTTGAGTCAATGGGTGGCACACAATCCATCGAAGAAGTGCTGAGTTCAGCCGACGAGAAAACATACGATTCCGCAGATGAAGTCCGAGACGACGTATTAAACCAATTAAACAGAGAAGGATAG
- a CDS encoding proteasome assembly chaperone family protein: MAGTDKPVEFKRFSAKKAEAATLIEGLPGHGLVAAITAAHITDQLDLTHLGSLDSELFPQVASYSDGRLQDAIRVYGEANPAVITLQSDVVLPQSSYRGLAHCLQDELATEFKNALFFVGAPAQSDAEIGDIHGVASTDELEAELQDVGIPLAAGTGLIGGVTGALAKEFFGAEIPTTILIVKTNPFFPDPTAAQSLIENAVEPLVDFEIETTALAQQAEAIEEELEQVATQYQQIIQEQQDPMNSPMPNMYQ, encoded by the coding sequence ATGGCAGGCACAGACAAGCCGGTTGAATTCAAACGTTTCAGTGCAAAGAAAGCAGAGGCTGCAACTCTTATCGAAGGGTTACCAGGTCACGGTCTCGTGGCCGCCATTACAGCGGCTCACATCACAGACCAGCTTGATCTTACGCACCTTGGATCACTCGACTCTGAGTTGTTCCCACAAGTGGCGTCGTATAGTGATGGTCGTCTGCAGGATGCAATTCGCGTGTATGGAGAGGCAAATCCAGCCGTCATCACCCTCCAAAGTGATGTCGTCCTTCCCCAATCAAGTTACCGCGGGCTTGCTCACTGTTTACAGGACGAATTGGCGACGGAATTTAAGAATGCACTCTTTTTTGTTGGAGCACCAGCCCAGTCGGACGCTGAAATCGGTGACATTCATGGCGTGGCATCAACGGATGAACTTGAAGCGGAACTACAGGACGTCGGTATCCCACTTGCTGCCGGGACAGGCCTTATCGGTGGTGTTACTGGTGCACTCGCGAAAGAGTTCTTTGGGGCCGAAATTCCGACTACGATTCTTATTGTGAAAACAAATCCGTTTTTCCCGGATCCCACTGCCGCACAATCACTGATCGAGAATGCTGTTGAACCGTTAGTCGATTTTGAGATTGAAACGACCGCACTTGCCCAGCAAGCAGAAGCGATTGAAGAAGAACTCGAACAAGTTGCGACACAGTATCAACAGATCATTCAAGAACAACAGGATCCGATGAATTCCCCGATGCCAAACATGTATCAATAA
- a CDS encoding zinc ribbon domain-containing protein, whose translation MSLFSNVGRKFEKTKRAFIDDGQTEYACVSCDNPVDGEYEYCPHCGEETVEPVE comes from the coding sequence ATGAGCCTGTTCAGTAACGTCGGAAGGAAGTTCGAAAAGACGAAACGGGCGTTTATCGATGACGGGCAGACGGAGTATGCCTGTGTGTCCTGTGATAACCCCGTGGACGGAGAATACGAGTACTGCCCCCACTGTGGCGAGGAAACAGTCGAACCGGTCGAGTGA
- a CDS encoding nucleotidyltransferase domain-containing protein produces MVAKSDRQTGKSIKLPLPVPEGRLFRHAATSDILNLLAASPHTALSIRDLRRVTEHSASSVTDAVDLLEATHLVTTSYDGNRKLVQINRERLSHPDDPILEIPQAEFRDPVRTLVDRVTEELSTVHGIVLFGSVARGKADRRSDIDCFVLVDDEQALAQQTAHEIASELSDERFDGDRFKFQVLVESTTTAQRYGDRLREIFTTGLTLVDSESLQQLKSEVLTNGR; encoded by the coding sequence ATGGTAGCTAAGAGCGACCGACAGACGGGAAAGTCGATCAAACTGCCGCTTCCAGTCCCGGAGGGCAGACTCTTTCGGCATGCAGCAACCAGCGACATCCTCAATCTTCTCGCCGCAAGCCCACACACTGCGCTCAGTATTCGGGATCTCCGGCGAGTCACAGAGCACAGCGCAAGCAGTGTTACTGATGCCGTTGACTTGCTCGAAGCAACACATCTCGTTACGACCTCGTACGACGGAAACCGGAAACTCGTTCAAATCAATCGTGAACGGCTTTCACATCCGGATGACCCAATCCTCGAGATTCCCCAAGCAGAGTTCCGTGACCCTGTCCGAACGCTTGTCGACCGAGTAACCGAGGAACTTTCCACCGTCCACGGGATCGTCCTATTCGGCAGTGTCGCTCGGGGCAAAGCTGATCGACGGAGTGATATCGACTGCTTCGTTCTCGTTGATGATGAGCAAGCACTCGCCCAACAGACAGCTCACGAAATAGCCTCAGAACTCAGTGACGAGCGCTTTGATGGTGACCGATTTAAATTCCAAGTCCTCGTCGAGTCCACAACCACTGCCCAGCGATATGGAGATCGATTACGCGAAATCTTCACAACTGGACTCACGCTTGTCGATTCCGAGTCACTGCAACAGCTCAAATCGGAGGTACTCACGAATGGACGATAG
- a CDS encoding HalOD1 output domain-containing protein, with protein sequence MLAYIPQRLFSHRPFAEDMPSTPQSEVDPSLQTPPPATQSITSAVVTAVTEALGTTPATPLYEAIDPDALESLYQHAAPTVRFEYAGQHVTIASDRTITVSDQ encoded by the coding sequence ATGCTAGCATATATCCCCCAAAGACTATTTTCTCACCGTCCATTCGCAGAGGACATGCCCAGTACCCCACAGTCAGAGGTAGACCCGTCTCTTCAAACACCACCACCAGCCACCCAATCGATCACTAGTGCAGTGGTCACGGCAGTAACCGAGGCCCTCGGCACGACACCTGCAACACCCCTGTATGAGGCCATTGATCCAGATGCGCTCGAAAGTCTGTATCAGCATGCTGCGCCAACCGTGCGCTTCGAATATGCCGGCCAGCATGTGACAATCGCTTCTGACCGAACAATCACCGTGTCTGATCAGTGA